One window of the Bartonella bacilliformis KC583 genome contains the following:
- the lnt gene encoding apolipoprotein N-acyltransferase: MTTLKKILRQKNSDVLFKKFTSFLLSVTGWKRQICAFLCGGLTAFALPPFFLTPISFLTFPVFVVLLDAINTIQNKKTRLLTSALTCGNFGFGYFVFSLWWLSNALLVDPIAFAWVIPFAIFGLPACLALYWFLAGLLVSLLWTKGIARFFVLAFAVGLAEWLRATLFTGFPWNSIAYTAMPTPMLMQSNAIIGLYGMNILAVLDYSLPTVLLTNEKKRGALFFCFFLMLIHSSFGFYRLDTAPNIADYQNSSYWVRIVQPSIQQSKKLNSATQENIFETHLNLSRTQTNNKTPEPDFIVWPETSVPYILNDISAITKQIASLLKSQQAAIVGAVRTSSSNASINYFNTIQVIDSEGNIFNTSDKLHLVPFGEYIPYQSLLNKIGLHAIANTMSGYSASTVRKTVTMPNGFSYLPLICYEVIFPNEMTFKGSPPQAIINVTNDAWFGVTPGPYQHLQQAQLRAVELGIPLIRAANNGISAVIDPYGRIISSLKLNVIGSLDSPIPSPIIPIWDNECRIFSTFILFILMLLCRISFGSAKQL, encoded by the coding sequence ATGACAACTTTAAAGAAAATTCTACGCCAAAAGAATAGCGATGTACTTTTTAAAAAGTTTACATCTTTCCTGCTTTCTGTCACCGGTTGGAAACGGCAAATATGTGCCTTTTTATGCGGTGGTCTTACGGCTTTTGCGCTCCCACCCTTTTTTCTGACCCCTATCAGCTTTTTAACCTTCCCTGTTTTTGTTGTTTTACTTGATGCAATAAACACCATTCAAAACAAAAAAACACGTCTTTTAACAAGTGCACTTACCTGTGGGAATTTTGGCTTCGGTTATTTTGTTTTTAGCCTTTGGTGGCTAAGCAATGCCTTGCTGGTAGATCCGATTGCTTTTGCTTGGGTCATCCCATTCGCTATTTTTGGTCTTCCTGCTTGCCTTGCTCTTTATTGGTTTCTTGCTGGATTACTTGTTAGCTTATTATGGACAAAAGGAATAGCACGTTTCTTTGTATTGGCTTTTGCGGTAGGATTAGCAGAATGGTTGCGCGCTACCCTATTTACAGGATTCCCCTGGAATTCCATCGCTTACACAGCCATGCCAACCCCAATGCTTATGCAATCAAATGCTATCATAGGGCTTTATGGAATGAATATTCTTGCCGTTCTAGATTACAGTTTACCTACTGTTTTATTAACAAATGAAAAAAAACGCGGAGCGCTTTTTTTTTGTTTCTTTCTTATGTTAATCCATAGTAGCTTTGGATTTTACCGTTTAGATACAGCACCCAATATAGCGGATTATCAAAACAGTAGCTACTGGGTACGCATCGTCCAACCCTCTATTCAACAAAGCAAAAAATTAAACAGTGCTACACAAGAAAATATATTTGAAACTCATCTGAATTTAAGCAGAACACAGACAAATAACAAAACCCCAGAACCTGACTTTATCGTGTGGCCAGAAACATCTGTTCCTTATATTCTAAATGATATTTCTGCTATTACAAAGCAAATCGCCTCTCTTCTCAAATCACAACAAGCAGCTATTGTCGGTGCCGTACGCACTAGCTCCTCTAACGCCTCAATAAACTATTTTAATACAATTCAAGTTATCGATTCAGAAGGCAATATTTTTAATACTTCCGATAAACTTCATCTGGTTCCTTTTGGCGAATATATCCCTTATCAAAGTTTATTGAATAAAATTGGATTGCATGCCATTGCTAACACTATGAGTGGATATAGTGCATCTACTGTAAGAAAAACTGTTACTATGCCTAATGGATTTTCTTATCTTCCACTCATTTGCTATGAAGTTATATTTCCTAATGAAATGACTTTCAAAGGCTCTCCCCCTCAAGCTATTATTAATGTTACAAATGATGCATGGTTTGGTGTAACACCCGGCCCCTATCAACATTTGCAACAAGCACAATTACGTGCTGTTGAACTAGGCATCCCTCTCATACGAGCAGCCAATAATGGAATATCTGCTGTAATTGATCCTTATGGACGAATCATTTCCTCTCTTAAACTAAATGTTATTGGCTCTCTTGATTCGCCAATTCCATCACCAATCATCCCAATATGGGACAATGAGTGCAGAATATTCTCTACTTTCATCTTATTCATTCTTATGTTATTGTGCCGCATTAGTTTTGGTTCTGCAAAACAACTTTAA
- a CDS encoding helix-turn-helix domain-containing protein, whose product MTETRKKPDPIDIYVGTRIRLRRNMLGLTQEKLGEQLGITFQQIQKYEKGTNRVGASRLQAIAEIMDVPVSYFFDKGINNQPEESFAESDSNFMDFCSSNEGIQLMRAFTNILDAKVRRKIIDLAKALSEEDQTNKL is encoded by the coding sequence ATGACCGAAACTAGAAAAAAACCTGATCCAATAGATATTTATGTTGGAACCCGTATTCGTTTGCGTCGTAACATGTTGGGTCTCACCCAAGAAAAATTAGGTGAACAATTAGGGATTACTTTTCAGCAAATCCAAAAATACGAAAAAGGCACAAATCGTGTTGGCGCGAGTCGTCTTCAGGCAATTGCAGAAATTATGGATGTCCCTGTTTCTTATTTTTTTGATAAAGGCATTAATAATCAACCTGAAGAGAGTTTTGCTGAGAGCGATAGCAATTTTATGGACTTTTGCTCCAGTAATGAAGGGATCCAATTAATGCGTGCTTTCACCAATATACTAGATGCTAAAGTGCGTCGCAAAATTATTGATTTGGCCAAGGCTCTTTCTGAAGAAGATCAGACAAACAAATTATAA
- the metK gene encoding methionine adenosyltransferase, whose protein sequence is MPRQSYLFTSESVSEGHPDKICDRISDEIVDMIYKEAEKTGTDPWFVRVACETLVSVNRVVIAGEIRVPDTLLKKDKNGEFILDKTGTPVINPTRFRTVARRAIRAIGYEQIGFHWKTVKIDVLLRPQSADIARGVDNATDDYQSGEGAGDQGIMFGYACRETPDLMPAPIYYAHKILEYLAVARHKKEGETGKLGPDAKSQITIRYINGKPAEVTSIVLSTQHLDERWDSNKVRTVVEPYIRKALQDIPISDHCSWYINPTGKFVIGGPQSDAGLTGRKIIVDTYGGAAPHGGGAFSGKDTTKVDRSAAYAARYLAKNIVAADLAERCTIQLSYAIGVAQPLSVYLNLHGTGKVDEKIVEAAISKIMDLSPTGIRKHLGLNKPIYTKTAAYGHFGRKPEQDGSFSWEKTDLIEALKATIENHDCS, encoded by the coding sequence ATGCCGCGTCAAAGTTATCTTTTTACAAGTGAATCGGTATCAGAAGGACACCCTGACAAAATTTGCGATCGTATTTCTGATGAAATCGTTGATATGATCTATAAAGAAGCTGAGAAAACAGGCACTGATCCATGGTTTGTTCGCGTTGCTTGTGAAACTTTAGTAAGTGTAAACCGCGTTGTCATTGCTGGTGAGATACGTGTTCCTGATACGCTTTTAAAAAAAGATAAAAATGGGGAGTTTATACTTGATAAAACCGGTACCCCTGTTATTAATCCTACCCGTTTTCGAACAGTTGCACGCCGCGCCATTCGTGCAATTGGCTATGAACAAATAGGCTTCCATTGGAAAACTGTTAAAATTGATGTTCTTTTGCGTCCGCAATCAGCTGATATCGCACGAGGAGTCGATAACGCTACTGACGATTATCAGAGTGGAGAAGGAGCAGGAGATCAAGGCATTATGTTTGGATACGCTTGCCGTGAAACCCCAGATCTCATGCCTGCACCAATTTATTATGCACATAAAATTTTAGAGTATCTCGCTGTGGCTCGTCATAAGAAAGAGGGAGAAACTGGAAAACTGGGACCAGATGCCAAAAGCCAAATAACAATACGCTATATAAATGGAAAACCTGCAGAAGTAACATCGATTGTTCTTTCGACACAACACTTGGATGAACGTTGGGATTCAAATAAAGTCCGCACAGTGGTTGAACCCTATATTCGTAAGGCCTTACAAGATATTCCTATTTCTGATCACTGTAGTTGGTACATTAATCCAACAGGAAAATTTGTTATTGGCGGTCCTCAAAGCGACGCAGGACTGACCGGACGCAAAATTATTGTTGATACCTATGGTGGTGCAGCACCTCACGGCGGCGGGGCTTTTTCAGGTAAAGACACAACAAAAGTTGACCGTTCTGCAGCTTATGCTGCAAGATATCTAGCTAAAAATATTGTAGCAGCAGACTTAGCAGAACGATGCACTATTCAACTTTCTTATGCTATTGGCGTTGCGCAACCTTTATCCGTTTATCTTAATCTTCATGGCACAGGAAAAGTAGATGAAAAAATTGTCGAGGCTGCAATCAGCAAAATAATGGACCTTTCGCCAACAGGTATTCGAAAACATCTTGGACTCAATAAGCCCATTTACACAAAAACAGCGGCTTATGGTCATTTTGGGCGTAAACCAGAACAGGATGGTTCATTCTCATGGGAAAAAACCGATTTGATTGAAGCTCTCAAAGCAACGATAGAAAATCATGATTGCTCATAA
- the trmB gene encoding tRNA (guanine(46)-N(7))-methyltransferase TrmB, whose product MIAHKPCIDKAFFGRRQGKQLRSNQLTSIKTLLPILNIDLNKPAPSDLTSLFTDLVKEIRLEIGFGGGEHLCHEMARFPQTGFIGVEPFINGMAKMLMYLEKYTQHQNHLRLYDDDATYLLDWLPEESLNGIDLFYPDPWPKKKHWKRRFINVKNLDRFARVLKKGGKFRFASDIDTYVNWTLYYFTNHISFEWQSDTPKDWKIPYPLWPSTRYEAKALRENRVPTYLTFIKK is encoded by the coding sequence ATGATTGCTCATAAACCATGTATAGATAAAGCCTTTTTTGGTCGCCGACAAGGGAAACAGCTTCGTAGTAACCAACTTACATCCATAAAGACACTTCTTCCCATTCTTAATATCGATCTAAATAAGCCTGCACCCTCAGATCTAACATCCTTATTTACCGATCTAGTTAAGGAAATCCGACTTGAAATCGGCTTTGGAGGAGGTGAACATTTATGCCATGAAATGGCACGTTTCCCACAAACTGGTTTTATCGGTGTAGAGCCCTTTATCAATGGCATGGCAAAAATGTTGATGTATCTTGAAAAATATACGCAACATCAAAATCATCTTCGGCTTTATGATGATGATGCTACATACCTTCTTGATTGGCTACCAGAAGAATCTCTGAATGGAATAGACCTTTTCTATCCAGATCCATGGCCTAAAAAAAAGCATTGGAAAAGACGTTTTATCAATGTAAAAAATCTTGATCGTTTTGCACGAGTTCTTAAAAAGGGTGGAAAATTCCGCTTTGCTAGCGATATAGATACTTATGTAAATTGGACACTATACTATTTTACAAATCACATTAGCTTTGAATGGCAATCGGACACTCCTAAAGATTGGAAAATTCCTTATCCGCTGTGGCCAAGTACCCGCTATGAAGCAAAAGCTTTGCGTGAAAATAGAGTACCTACTTATCTCACTTTTATCAAAAAATAA
- the rimP gene encoding ribosome maturation factor RimP, translated as MQYINATEIMDDIDEPRLFEEDGVEALVVALVAPLLKPLGYRLVRVKLLGLNGLTLQIMAERADGTMTIEDCEIISKTISPLLDVQNVIERKYHLEISSPGIDRPLVRKSDFFHWQGYTAKIETRTIVNGRRKFRGALENVTQDGFILNIDAAPEEETVYVSFSNITNAHLVLTDKLIRDALKKDKNLRQQLIPEDDFNISESEINFSN; from the coding sequence ATGCAGTACATAAATGCAACTGAAATAATGGACGATATTGACGAGCCGCGCCTGTTTGAAGAAGATGGAGTTGAAGCACTTGTCGTCGCTCTCGTAGCACCATTACTTAAGCCTTTGGGCTATCGTTTAGTTCGTGTAAAACTTCTCGGTTTAAATGGTTTAACACTTCAAATTATGGCTGAACGTGCTGATGGCACTATGACAATAGAAGATTGCGAAATTATTAGTAAAACAATCTCTCCACTTCTTGATGTGCAAAATGTTATTGAACGTAAATACCACTTAGAAATATCATCCCCTGGTATTGATCGCCCGCTAGTCAGAAAATCGGATTTTTTTCATTGGCAGGGATATACTGCAAAAATCGAAACGAGGACAATAGTTAACGGACGTCGGAAATTTCGTGGGGCGCTTGAAAATGTTACTCAAGATGGCTTTATTTTAAATATTGATGCAGCCCCTGAAGAAGAAACAGTGTATGTCTCTTTTTCTAATATTACCAATGCGCATTTAGTGCTTACTGATAAACTTATTCGCGATGCATTAAAAAAAGATAAAAATTTACGCCAGCAACTAATTCCTGAAGATGATTTCAACATTTCAGAATCCGAGATAAATTTTAGCAATTAA